A single window of Cataglyphis hispanica isolate Lineage 1 chromosome 2, ULB_Chis1_1.0, whole genome shotgun sequence DNA harbors:
- the LOC126857162 gene encoding rap guanine nucleotide exchange factor 2-like isoform X6 produces the protein MDAYGMYQFSQGLTGRPELYQKSNRSSHSSDTSSAYSGSDTMTSVQSSLDADPDEVDLSGLVESIVDSDEEEDLAESMDSLTVRDPVRECLEKDPVERTEDDIEILLEFTQQLKAFTNMTLAVRRALCAVMVFAVVDRAGMVVLNDGEELDSWSVLINGAVEIEHSNGEIEQLGLGDSFGILPTMERLLHRGVMRTKCDDCQFVCVTQADYFRIQHQGEENTRRHEENGRVILVTELRGALDGAARRGHVVIRGTPERLMLQLIEENSITDPTYVEDFLLTHRTFIDSPLLVASQLLEWFDQAQVRDRVARVVLLWVNNHFTDFETDPAMMEFLEAFETGLEREKMLGQQRLLNIACAAKARTRNVTLARPNRDEVLNFSILGGFERGFGIFISKVDKRSKAEDVGLKRGDQILEVNGQSFEHVNHAKALDILRASTHLSITVKSNLLAFKEMLQMPDNSPRPRGRSSKPEIPRLQSDPRARLSTHVDPMTAVNPLNPMIGGVPLLIPDNNVSPCKDAKKEHKGFMTLGPKRRLQKALMKMNILPKNTINDGVHMDDSLAPPHTPPGTGLSQTTTNLYHSKSNPDLTSLYCYDDLRANDYPEHVLKVYKADQTCKYLLIHKETTAHEVVMLALQEFGITESSSNFSLAEVSVGEGGMIKQRRLPDQLQNLAERIGLSSRYYLKTNGISETLVADDQAPELIRESQVHFLQLNAVEVAIQLTLQDFSIFRQIESTEYVDDLFELKSRYGVPMLSQFAELVNREMFWVVTEVCSEHNLVRRSKIIKQFIKIARQCKECKNFNSMFAIVSGLGHGAVSRLRASWEKLPTKYQRLFSDLQELMDPSRNMSKYRQLVASEQTQPPIIPFYPVVKKDLTFIHLGNDSRVEGLVNFEKLRMIAKEVRTLTNMCSSPYDLLTMLERGGQPPSSAMVALNQMTTGNQGGQTATVKRRKKSTAAPNPKKMFEEAQMVRRVKAYLANMKVITDEERLHQLSVDCEPHAGAVAVAAAVPLSGSRGRRHPSPTLSTTSSASSTSEGRKSIQGTKFGAASPQAVRKMLALSDPHKTRPYQPKHCPPPLPVPGLALHSSGLEPSPGAPRRVGSGSRVPMHERSHSDTPASLPPPVDLSAESSSVTSLSNLQPLRKTLTSGSVTSSDSGHSTQLDSHSGSSVEAGGSPPPPQRRHSALQGSVIRGGAPPFPHAVAVLPPLPANQNHNHNHHHHHHHHYHHQQHYHDHHHHHQPPTPQGTTGLSMGLGMPAPLPPPGAGTTTIMTTMGTMSSANMSSITTMRPGMSSAPQCRQPPAYKVAQQMARLHRLGRANSHEGVTYRTTDHEDDDEDAQVSAV, from the exons ATGGACGCGTACGGCATGTACCAA ttctCACAGGGCCTGACAGGCAGGCCAGAGTTGTACCAGAAATCAAATAGAAGCAGTCATTCGAGTGACACAAGTTCAGCATACAGTGGATCTGACACAATGACATCAGTACAAAGTTCATTAGACGCGGATCCCGACGAGGTGGATCTCTCTGGTCTGGTCGAATCCATTGTCGACAGCGATGAAGAGGAAGATCTAGCAGAAAGCATGGAT AGTTTAACAGTGCGCGATCCTGTACGAGAATGTTTAGAGAAGGACCCTGTTGAGAGAACGGAGGACGACATAGAGATACTTTTGGAATTCACACAACAGTTGAAAGCTTTCACAAATATGACTTTGGCCGTTAGAAGAGCGCTGTGCGCTGTAATGGTATTTGCAGTGGTCGATCGAGCCGGTATGGTGGTCTTGAATGATGGCGAGGAGCTCGATAGTTGGAGCGTGTTGATTAACGGTGCTGTCGAGATTGAGCACAGCAATGGTGAAATTGAACAGCTCGGTCTTGGAGACAGCTTCGGTATCTTGCCTACTATGGAAAGACTATTACATCGCGGAGTTATGAGAACAAA atgcGACGATTGCCAATTTGTTTGCGTCACACAAGCAGATTATTTTCGAATTCAACATCAAGGCGAAGAGAATACTAGGAGACACGAAGAGAATGGAAGAGTAATTTTAGTGACAGAGTTACGAGGAGCTTTGGACGGTGCCGCGCGAAGAGGTCACGTGGTGATACGGGGAACGCCGGAACGTTTAATGTTACAGCTCATCGAAGAAAACAGTATTACAGATCCTACTTATGTAGAAGACTTTTTATTGACTCATCGAACGTTCATCGATAGCCCGTTGTTGGTCGCAAGTCAATTGTTGGAATGGTTCGATCAAGCACAAGTGCGAGATCGTGTTGCTCGCGTCGTACTCTTATGGGTGAATAATCATTTTACTGATTTCGAGACTGATCCAGCGATGATGGAATTTTTAGAAGCATTCGAAACCGGactggaaagagaaaaaatgctAGGACAACAAAg gttattaaatattgcatgtGCGGCGAAAGCGAGAACGCGGAATGTAACATTAGCGAGACCAAACAGAGACGAAGTCCTAAATTTTAGCATATTAGGAGGATTTGAGAGAGGTTTcggtatatttatttcaaaagttgACAAGAGATCTAAGGCTGAAGATGTTGGTTTAAAAAGGGGTGACCAGATCTTAGAAGTGAACGGTCAAAGTTTCGAGCATGTGAATCACGCGAAAGCACTTGATATTCTGAGAGCTTCTACGCATCTCAGCATAActgtaaaatctaatttactTG ctttcaAAGAAATGCTTCAGATGCCAGATAACTCTCCGAGACCCCGAGGTAGGTCAAGTAAGCCGGAAATACCCAGGCTTCAGTCAGATCCACGTGCTAGACTGTCGACGCATGTAGATCCTATGACTGCCGTGAATCCTTTAAATCCCATGATTGGTGGAGTACCATTGTTAATTCCCGATAACAATGTATCGCCATGCAAAGATGCCAAAAAAGAGCACAAAGGATTTATGACTCTTGGACCCAAGCGACGATTACAAAAAGCACTTATGAAAATGAATATACTGCCAAAGAACACAATCAA cGACGGTGTACACATGGACGATTCTCTTGCACCACCACATACGCCACCGGGAACAGGGCTTTCGCAAACAACCACTAATCTCTATCACTCAAAGAGTAATCCAGATCTTACTTCACTTTATTGTTATGATGATTTAAGAGCAAACGATTATCCCGAACACGTGCTCAAGGTATACAAAGCAGATCAAACCTGCAAATATCTTCTTATCCACAAAGAAACGACGGCACATGAG gTGGTAATGCTTGCGCTTCAAGAATTTGGTATAACGGAAAGCAGTTCAAACTTTTCTCTAGCAGAAGTGAGTGTCGGCGAAGGTGGCATGATCAAGCAGCGTAGATTACCAGATCAATTGCAGAATCTTGCGGAAAGAATCGGATTGAGTTCCCGATACTATTTGAAAACTAATGGAATTTCCGAAACTTTAGTAGCCGACGATCAAGCTCCGGAACTCATTCGAGAATCTCAAGTTCATTTCTTGCAATTGAACGCCGTGGAGGTGGCGATACAACTGACTCTACAAGATTTTAGTATATTTAG ACAAATCGAGTCCACAGAATATGTGGATGATTTGTTTGAATTGAAGAGCAGGTATGGCGTGCCTATGCTCAGTCAATTTGCAGAACTAGTCAACAGAGAAATGTTTTGGGTTGTAACAGAAGTCTGTTCCGAGCATAATCTCGTGCGGCGCAGtaagattataaaacaatttatcaaaatagcgC gtcAATGTAAGGAgtgcaaaaatttcaattcaatGTTCGCAATCGTATCCGGTTTGGGCCATGGTGCGGTGTCAAGATTAAGAGCCTCGTGGGAAAAACTGCCAACTAAATATCAAAGATTATTTAGTGATTTGCAGGAATTAATGGATCCCAGCCGCAACATGAGTAAATATCGGCAATTGGTGGCATCTGAGCAAACACAACCACCAATA ataCCATTTTATCCGGTCGTGAAAAAGGATTTGACTTTCATACATCTTGGTAATGATTCGAGAGTAGAAGGTTTGGTAAACTTTGAGAAACTCAGAATGATTGCTAAAGAAGTGAGAACACTGACAAACATGTGCTCTTCACCCTATGATTTACTAACTATGTTGGAGAGAGGCGGGCAACCACCGAGTTCTGCGATGGTTGCTTTGAATCAAATGACCACTGGCAATCAGg GCGGCCAAACTGCGACGGTGAAACGACGAAAGAAATCCACGGCCGCACCAAATCCGAAGAAAATGTTTGAGGAAGCACAGATGGTCCGAAGAGTGAAGGCCTATCTTGCGAACATGAAAGTAATCACGGATGAAGAGCGACTGCATCAACTTTCCGTTGATTGTGAACCGCACGCAGGAGCAGTTGCAGTCGCCGCTGCGGTTCCGCTGAGTGGCAGTCGAGGAAGAAGGCATCCGTCACCTACTTTGTCGACTACTAGTAGCGCCAGCAGCACTAGCGAAGGCAGGAAAAGTATACAAG GTACAAAATTCGGCGCTGCGTCACCACAGGCGGTTAGGAAAATGCTGGCTCTGTCAGATCCCCACAAGACACGACCATATCAACCTAAACATTGTCCACCGCCGCTACCGGTACCGGGATTGGCTCTACACTCGAGCGGTTTAGAGCCTAGTCCAGGTGCACCTAGAAGAGTAGGATCCGGCAGCAGAGTACCAATGCACGAGCGATCCCATAGTGATACACCCGCTAGTCTACCGCCGCCTGTTGATCTCAGTGCGGAGAGCAGTAGTGTAACTAGCTTGAGCAATCTTCAACCGCTGAGGAAAACCTTGACAAGCG GTTCGGTGACGAGCAGTGACAGCGGTCATAGCACTCAGCTGGACAGCCACAGTGGGAGCAGCGTGGAAGCGGGCGGCAGCCCACCGCCACCGCAAAGACGACACTCTGCTCTGCAAG GGTCTGTTATAAGAGGCGGAGCGCCTCCGTTTCCTCATGCGGTAGCGGTGTTACCTCCGCTTCCTGCCAATCAGAATCACAACCACAATCATCATCACCACCATCaccatcattatcatcatcaacAACATTATCacgatcatcatcatcatcaccaaCCCCCAACTCCTCAAG GTACTACGGGATTAAGCATGGGCCTAGGGATGCCAGCTCCGCTACCACCGCCCGGAGCGGGGACCACGACCATAATGACGACTATGGGCACCATGTCGTCGGCCAACATGTCGTCGATCACAACGATGCGACCTGGCATGAGTAGCGCGCCGCAGTGCCGTCAACCACCGGCGTACAAAGTCGCGCAACAGATGGCAAGATTGCACAGACTCGGTCGTGCTAACAGCCACGAGGGGGTCACTTATCGAACCACCGATCATGAAGATG ATGACGAAGACGCCCAAGTGTCGGCGGTTTAA